The following are encoded together in the Kingella negevensis genome:
- a CDS encoding SEL1-like repeat protein, with product MKAILLAGLMVSSTFAYADKQFTEAEVHEYRQMMKEVGEDWRADNSKAAFAKVKILAKKGFPEAQYILGTLYHDGEGTEANKAQATIWYRKAINQSTNPQIATLAREALTDLEQNRQ from the coding sequence ATGAAAGCGATTTTACTAGCAGGATTGATGGTATCATCAACTTTTGCTTATGCAGATAAACAATTCACAGAAGCAGAAGTACACGAATACCGCCAAATGATGAAAGAAGTCGGCGAAGATTGGCGAGCGGATAACAGCAAAGCCGCATTTGCAAAAGTAAAAATCTTAGCAAAAAAAGGCTTTCCTGAAGCGCAATATATTTTGGGAACGCTGTATCACGATGGCGAAGGCACAGAAGCCAATAAAGCTCAAGCCACTATTTGGTATCGCAAAGCGATTAACCAAAGTACTAATCCCCAAATTGCCACATTAGCCCGCGAAGCCTTGACTGATTTAGAACAAAATCGCCAATAA
- a CDS encoding putative molybdenum carrier protein — MLKIISGAQTGADRGALNAALAAQIPCGGWCPEDRHAEDGEIPPHYPVRPLVGAGYRKRTRQNVLDSDVTVIVYHTEIALGSGTELTLKTCISQRKPYLLLDSSVLLPEIAGKHIAEFVQRHRTSVLNVGGSRGSVVPTIELFTEKAVLSAIQYLREM; from the coding sequence ATGCTAAAAATCATTTCTGGCGCACAAACAGGCGCAGACCGTGGTGCACTCAATGCCGCGCTTGCCGCACAAATCCCTTGCGGTGGCTGGTGTCCCGAAGACCGCCACGCGGAAGACGGTGAAATTCCACCGCATTATCCCGTTAGGCCACTCGTTGGCGCAGGCTACCGTAAACGCACGCGCCAAAATGTGCTAGACAGCGACGTGACTGTTATCGTTTATCACACGGAAATCGCGCTTGGTAGCGGCACGGAATTGACGCTAAAAACCTGCATTTCTCAGCGCAAACCATATTTGCTGCTCGATTCGTCCGTACTGCTGCCTGAAATCGCTGGCAAACACATTGCAGAATTTGTGCAACGTCATCGGACTAGCGTGTTGAATGTGGGTGGTTCTCGCGGTTCGGTTGTGCCGACAATTGAATTATTCACAGAAAAAGCGGTGTTGTCGGCGATACAATACTTGCGCGAAATGTAA
- a CDS encoding protein NO VEIN domain-containing protein gives MVTDYDQPAFFKNLCLNFQFPNGTQKIQTIVERINQQIKFKPFHFILALLAEAEQTKFTINTYHIGYYVLNALEVLQGKVTPKEVLDTIIFHSQNNSLKRVPVTSHDFQHIRELLNLLVLANLIVIDENRNSKAIQLNHHENELIQLFIKEYNTPLQFNIYQFDLNAEHISKQIETAWTEYFAQIALQNAQVLNTVLPYQHQTAKKIDKNELGKMGEEWVFQLEQERVKKYNPRLINQVQLVGEIRGLGYDVKSVAADENPNNPDFDKFIEVKSTIRVTAPDLDNHDWIDTVNLTRKEWVAAEQFQAAYMIYRVYFTAQKIYIRKIINPFEKNKQGIIYVMPTMYRMDFGASGVDVSVEVDNVL, from the coding sequence TTGGTTACTGATTACGACCAGCCTGCATTTTTTAAGAATTTGTGCTTGAATTTTCAATTTCCAAACGGTACGCAAAAAATTCAAACCATTGTAGAACGTATTAACCAACAAATTAAATTTAAACCGTTTCATTTTATTTTGGCGTTATTGGCAGAAGCAGAACAAACCAAATTTACCATTAATACTTACCATATTGGCTATTATGTGTTGAATGCGTTGGAAGTTTTGCAAGGCAAAGTTACGCCAAAAGAAGTATTGGATACGATTATTTTTCATAGTCAAAACAATTCATTAAAACGTGTTCCAGTAACATCTCACGATTTTCAGCACATTAGAGAATTGTTGAATTTGTTGGTATTGGCGAATTTAATTGTGATTGATGAAAATAGAAATAGCAAAGCCATACAATTAAATCATCATGAAAACGAGTTAATTCAATTATTTATCAAAGAATACAATACGCCACTTCAATTTAATATTTATCAATTTGATTTGAATGCAGAACATATTAGCAAACAAATTGAAACGGCGTGGACAGAATATTTTGCTCAAATTGCCCTACAAAATGCCCAAGTTTTGAATACTGTTTTGCCGTATCAACATCAAACCGCGAAAAAAATAGACAAAAATGAATTAGGCAAAATGGGCGAAGAATGGGTATTTCAGTTAGAACAAGAACGAGTAAAAAAATATAATCCACGCTTAATCAATCAAGTTCAGCTTGTAGGCGAAATTCGGGGGTTGGGCTACGATGTGAAATCAGTTGCTGCTGATGAAAATCCGAATAATCCTGATTTTGATAAATTCATTGAAGTGAAATCTACCATTCGCGTTACCGCGCCTGATTTGGATAATCACGATTGGATAGACACCGTTAATTTGACACGCAAAGAATGGGTTGCTGCTGAACAATTTCAGGCAGCCTACATGATTTATCGCGTGTATTTCACGGCACAGAAAATTTATATCCGCAAAATCATCAATCCTTTTGAGAAAAATAAACAAGGGATTATTTACGTTATGCCGACCATGTATCGCATGGATTTTGGGGCGAGCGGCGTAGATGTTTCAGTTGAAGTGGATAATGTTTTATGA
- a CDS encoding S6 family peptidase — protein sequence MKKNKIARRIFTRTLLSILIPTAMTQHAHSSGVRSDIDYQLYRDFAENRGRFTAGATNLNIINKSGVSIGNVLPDGIGMPDFSAALRNSAVATLIDPQYLVSVQHNGGYKTAEFGYAGNNPNQHVYSYQLTDRNEFSRADPYLFYDYHAPRLHKLVTETAPANVSSVNPYEVDNSKNPYRDSKRFPVFIRMGGGTQFLRNTDGTTTDMGGAYTYRIGGNAFKIIASGKGHLDFEDNDYYKPDYNTTALPAYAMQGDSGSPVYAYDITENRWVLIGVLQANWSGPDGTTKTGTRYRVQTVRPTFNAQSIADDTTAPLNNTQPENTFNWIANGNTSNITSGSTTVANVDLYDDTQSTEANKLQHGKTLHINGENGTIQLGSSINQGAGALHFHSNYTVSAADNNFTHQGAGVSVDADKTVNWQVKNPTGDRLSKIGTGTLNVSGEGGNSGSISVGDGTVILNQRADVSGSKQAFSELGIVSGRPTVVLGTADQMDLNKIYFGYHGGRLDVNGQNAQFNYIQNVDDGAQIVNHTDQKATVTVQTTAPVLMTVDNIKWSNWGQRSEGMYEYTNGWASGRKDYFVLKPNGNPSAYYPTNGTSNGNWEYLGSDKAKAIETYLERENAKRTAARYHAFNGWIGETDSNRKNGALDFQYQGNITGDLLMISGGTNVNGNITVSNGNLLLSGRHTPHAYDHQNKTEIFDENDWMTRDFAATQFVAKDKGALYFGRNVGNVKGDIVVQDNARATVGYVAGETPVCVRSDQSGAVSCEINNATAVSESALANLTRTEWAGNATLSDSAQLTLGKAHFSGSLKAENSTTLAMKKDALWDMPSNQTIGNLAGENGEIVLHPTNVAPDEFHTLIVNGNLSGSLKWGFNTDIAQNRGDQVIVNGTATGTHTLAVKNTDTEPTQPEKLVLMKLQNAAQKASDVNIALENGYVDAGAWRYNLASNAQNDYYLHSPVKEQEFAEAAEAEKKRLAEEAEKLAAQKRAEEEAKRLAEQEAARKLAERQAAEAAQKLADELARKQAELAKAEAEKRAATEAAKRAQEEAEAAALAKVKAEAALLQQQQAKLVSAYSNTALSELSAQAYTLEHIGKRIEQRVHKTHRDQTGVWLETDWQKTKHESDNYRGYEHEEVLTQLGADKTIRTQNSDVLIGAALSHAQTDLDFDGDADGNTKTTIGSVYGKAQFDNGMFIAADAGIGRASSKVSVEHTHADFKRNVAEAGISTGYRLNVNNWQIQPHIGTRYYHLGSTRYWLGNTRVNAPSADIVAPYAGINLAYNITLSNGVKLQPTFSSIYRNANRKADLDVNSYRLTQQFGRFWENELGLNAQFGNWNADVFVGYAKGNETGSRKSAGTTVKYVW from the coding sequence ATGAAGAAAAACAAAATCGCTCGCCGTATTTTCACACGCACACTCCTATCTATCCTAATCCCAACCGCCATGACGCAACACGCCCATTCATCAGGTGTACGCAGCGACATTGACTACCAACTCTACCGCGATTTCGCTGAAAATCGCGGTCGTTTCACAGCAGGCGCGACCAATCTCAACATTATCAACAAAAGCGGTGTATCAATCGGCAACGTGCTGCCAGATGGCATTGGCATGCCCGATTTCAGCGCAGCCTTGCGAAACTCCGCCGTTGCCACGCTAATCGACCCACAATATCTCGTTAGCGTGCAGCACAACGGCGGCTACAAAACCGCCGAGTTTGGCTACGCAGGCAACAATCCCAACCAACACGTTTACAGCTATCAATTAACCGACCGCAACGAATTCAGTCGCGCCGACCCTTATCTGTTTTACGACTACCACGCACCACGTTTGCATAAATTGGTAACCGAAACCGCGCCAGCCAACGTCAGCAGCGTCAATCCATACGAAGTGGACAACAGCAAAAATCCGTATCGCGACAGCAAACGCTTCCCCGTATTTATCCGCATGGGCGGCGGCACACAATTTTTGCGCAACACAGACGGCACAACTACCGACATGGGCGGCGCGTACACCTATCGCATTGGCGGCAACGCCTTCAAAATTATCGCGTCAGGCAAAGGGCATTTGGACTTTGAAGACAACGATTACTACAAACCCGATTACAACACCACCGCCTTGCCAGCCTACGCCATGCAAGGCGACAGCGGCTCGCCTGTTTATGCCTACGATATCACCGAAAACCGTTGGGTGCTGATTGGCGTATTGCAAGCCAACTGGAGTGGGCCAGACGGCACAACCAAAACAGGCACAAGATACCGCGTACAAACCGTGCGCCCGACATTCAATGCGCAATCTATCGCAGACGACACCACCGCGCCTTTAAACAACACGCAGCCTGAAAACACGTTCAACTGGATTGCCAACGGCAACACCAGCAACATCACATCAGGCAGCACAACCGTTGCCAACGTAGATTTATACGACGACACCCAAAGCACCGAAGCCAATAAATTGCAGCACGGCAAAACGCTGCACATCAATGGCGAAAACGGCACAATCCAGCTCGGCAGCAGCATCAACCAAGGCGCAGGCGCATTGCATTTTCACAGCAATTACACCGTCAGCGCGGCGGATAACAACTTCACGCACCAAGGCGCAGGCGTGTCTGTCGATGCAGACAAAACCGTAAACTGGCAAGTGAAAAACCCAACAGGCGACCGATTGTCCAAAATTGGCACAGGCACGTTAAACGTGAGCGGCGAAGGTGGTAATTCAGGCAGCATTAGTGTGGGTGACGGCACAGTTATCCTAAACCAACGCGCCGACGTTTCAGGCAGCAAACAAGCGTTTTCCGAATTAGGCATCGTCAGCGGACGACCCACCGTTGTGTTAGGCACAGCCGACCAAATGGATTTGAACAAAATCTATTTTGGCTATCACGGCGGACGCTTGGATGTGAACGGACAAAACGCCCAGTTCAACTACATTCAAAACGTGGACGACGGTGCACAAATCGTCAATCACACCGACCAAAAAGCCACCGTAACCGTGCAAACTACAGCCCCTGTTTTAATGACTGTTGATAACATCAAATGGTCAAATTGGGGGCAACGCAGCGAAGGTATGTATGAATACACCAACGGCTGGGCATCAGGACGCAAAGACTATTTCGTCCTGAAACCAAACGGCAATCCGTCTGCCTATTACCCAACCAACGGCACAAGCAACGGCAACTGGGAATATTTAGGCAGCGACAAAGCCAAAGCGATTGAAACCTATTTAGAACGCGAAAACGCCAAACGCACCGCCGCACGCTATCACGCATTCAACGGCTGGATTGGCGAAACCGACAGCAATCGCAAAAATGGCGCATTGGATTTTCAATATCAAGGCAATATCACAGGCGATTTGCTGATGATTTCAGGCGGCACGAACGTGAACGGAAATATCACCGTGAGCAACGGCAATTTATTATTGTCGGGTCGCCACACACCACACGCTTACGACCACCAAAACAAAACCGAAATTTTTGACGAAAACGACTGGATGACGCGCGATTTCGCTGCCACCCAGTTTGTAGCAAAAGACAAAGGCGCGTTGTATTTCGGGCGCAATGTTGGCAATGTGAAAGGCGATATTGTCGTGCAAGACAACGCTCGCGCCACGGTGGGCTATGTGGCTGGCGAAACCCCCGTGTGCGTTCGTTCCGACCAATCAGGCGCAGTTTCATGCGAAATCAACAACGCTACCGCCGTGAGCGAAAGCGCGTTGGCAAATCTCACGCGCACCGAATGGGCAGGCAACGCCACTTTAAGCGATTCCGCGCAATTAACTTTGGGTAAAGCCCACTTTTCAGGCAGCCTGAAAGCCGAAAACAGCACCACGCTCGCCATGAAAAAAGACGCGCTGTGGGATATGCCAAGCAACCAAACTATTGGCAATTTGGCAGGTGAAAATGGCGAAATCGTATTGCACCCAACCAATGTTGCGCCCGATGAATTTCACACTTTAATCGTGAACGGCAATCTTTCAGGCAGCCTGAAATGGGGTTTTAACACCGATATTGCCCAAAATCGTGGCGACCAAGTGATTGTGAACGGCACAGCAACAGGTACGCATACTTTGGCGGTTAAAAACACCGATACCGAACCCACGCAGCCTGAAAAACTGGTGTTGATGAAATTGCAAAATGCCGCGCAAAAAGCTAGCGATGTGAACATTGCCTTGGAAAATGGCTATGTGGACGCAGGCGCGTGGCGTTACAACTTGGCAAGTAACGCGCAAAACGATTACTACTTGCACAGTCCTGTGAAAGAGCAAGAGTTTGCCGAAGCGGCAGAAGCTGAGAAAAAACGCTTGGCAGAAGAAGCTGAGAAATTAGCAGCACAAAAACGTGCGGAAGAAGAAGCGAAGCGATTGGCAGAGCAGGAAGCAGCACGTAAATTAGCTGAACGACAGGCTGCTGAAGCTGCTCAAAAACTCGCCGATGAACTTGCGCGTAAACAAGCGGAATTAGCTAAAGCAGAAGCCGAAAAACGCGCAGCCACCGAAGCCGCTAAACGCGCCCAAGAAGAAGCCGAAGCTGCTGCGCTCGCTAAAGTAAAAGCTGAAGCCGCATTGTTGCAACAGCAACAAGCTAAGTTAGTCAGCGCATACAGCAACACCGCCCTGTCCGAACTATCCGCGCAAGCGTATACCTTGGAACACATCGGCAAACGTATTGAGCAACGCGTTCACAAAACCCACCGCGACCAAACAGGCGTGTGGCTAGAAACCGACTGGCAAAAAACCAAACACGAATCCGATAATTATCGCGGTTACGAACACGAAGAAGTCCTCACCCAACTGGGCGCAGACAAAACCATTCGCACACAAAACAGCGATGTGTTAATCGGTGCAGCCCTCAGCCACGCCCAAACCGATTTGGATTTTGACGGCGACGCAGATGGTAACACCAAAACCACCATCGGCAGCGTGTACGGCAAAGCCCAGTTTGACAACGGCATGTTTATCGCCGCAGACGCAGGCATTGGTCGCGCCAGCAGCAAAGTCAGCGTGGAACACACTCACGCTGATTTTAAACGCAATGTTGCCGAAGCAGGCATCAGCACAGGCTATCGCCTAAACGTGAACAACTGGCAAATTCAACCACACATCGGCACGCGCTATTACCACTTAGGCAGCACACGTTATTGGCTGGGCAACACACGCGTAAACGCTCCAAGCGCAGACATCGTCGCGCCATACGCAGGCATCAATCTTGCCTACAACATCACGTTGAGCAACGGCGTGAAATTGCAGCCAACTTTCAGCAGCATTTATCGCAATGCCAATCGCAAAGCGGATTTGGACGTGAATAGCTATCGCTTAACGCAACAATTCGGACGCTTCTGGGAAAACGAGTTGGGCTTAAACGCGCAGTTTGGCAACTGGAATGCAGATGTGTTTGTGGGTTATGCAAAGGGCAACGAAACAGGTTCACGCAAATCCGCAGGGACAACCGTGAAATATGTTTGGTAA
- a CDS encoding Fis family transcriptional regulator, translating into MSNIPDIADCIEKNLAQYFYDLNGETPCGVYDMVLFQVEKPMLQYVMEQCGGNQCKAAAILGLNRNTLRKKLVQHRLLD; encoded by the coding sequence ATGTCTAATATCCCCGATATTGCCGATTGCATTGAGAAAAACTTGGCTCAATATTTCTATGATTTAAATGGAGAAACCCCTTGCGGCGTGTACGATATGGTTCTATTTCAAGTAGAAAAACCCATGCTGCAATACGTTATGGAACAATGTGGCGGCAACCAATGCAAAGCCGCCGCCATTCTCGGTTTAAATCGCAATACATTACGCAAGAAATTAGTACAGCATCGTTTGCTAGATTAA
- a CDS encoding DNA cytosine methyltransferase, translating into MQSKPTVLDLFCGCGGLSLGFIQAGFDVKLGIDAWQDAIKTYTATHQNTQGIVADLFTTTPEQISQQTQINQIDVIIGGPPCQGFSIAGKRMIDDERNQLYKSFVEFVRFYRPKAFLMENVPNMMSMGKGLIKEQITQDFEQLGYTVSSQILMASDFGIPQNRRRAFFVGFKNGTRFEFPQATVKQHITAEQAISDLPDYSVADGENYPLSGSSNYQQQMRQNSTGLFNHQITVHNDKTKEIIALVPDGGNYKNLPEHLRQTRNVNIAWTRLNSQKPSFTIDTGHNHHFHYQFNRVPTVRESARIQSFPDDFIFLGTKTSQLRQVGNAVPPMLAKAIAEKMKLFL; encoded by the coding sequence ATGCAATCCAAACCCACAGTATTAGATTTATTTTGCGGTTGTGGCGGTTTATCGCTCGGTTTTATTCAGGCAGGATTTGATGTCAAACTCGGCATTGATGCTTGGCAAGACGCGATTAAAACCTACACCGCCACACATCAAAACACACAAGGCATTGTTGCCGACTTATTCACAACCACGCCCGAACAAATCAGCCAACAAACCCAAATCAATCAAATTGATGTGATTATCGGCGGTCCGCCGTGTCAAGGCTTTTCTATTGCGGGTAAACGCATGATTGATGATGAACGCAATCAGCTTTACAAATCGTTTGTGGAATTTGTCCGTTTTTATCGGCCCAAAGCGTTTTTGATGGAAAACGTCCCCAATATGATGTCAATGGGAAAAGGCTTGATTAAAGAACAAATTACGCAAGATTTTGAACAACTGGGCTACACCGTCAGCAGTCAAATTTTAATGGCATCAGATTTTGGCATACCACAAAACCGCAGACGTGCTTTTTTTGTTGGTTTTAAAAACGGCACACGATTTGAATTTCCACAAGCCACAGTAAAACAACACATTACCGCAGAACAAGCCATTTCTGATTTGCCTGATTATTCCGTTGCAGACGGCGAAAACTATCCGCTTTCAGGCAGCAGCAACTATCAGCAACAAATGCGCCAAAACAGCACAGGTTTATTCAATCATCAAATTACCGTACACAATGATAAAACCAAAGAAATCATTGCATTAGTACCAGATGGTGGCAACTACAAAAACTTGCCTGAACATTTACGCCAAACGCGAAACGTGAATATTGCATGGACACGATTAAACAGCCAAAAGCCAAGTTTTACGATTGATACGGGACACAATCATCACTTTCATTATCAATTTAATCGTGTGCCGACCGTGCGAGAAAGTGCGCGTATTCAATCATTTCCCGATGATTTTATTTTTTTAGGCACGAAAACCAGTCAATTACGTCAAGTGGGTAATGCCGTTCCGCCTATGCTTGCCAAAGCGATTGCCGAAAAAATGAAATTATTTTTATAA
- a CDS encoding IS5 family transposase has product MPTYAILDSQSVKTASSAHDKGFDGGKKIKGRKRHIAVDTLGNLLSVVVHAANIHDTKAGIFVAKKAFETYPSLKGFCADAGYRNTFEREVSEQLGLTVEISKRIQDISWHILPKRWIVERTFAWLGWSRRLAKDFEQTNLSAENFVKLGYISQILKFIK; this is encoded by the coding sequence ATGCCAACTTATGCCATTCTTGATTCACAAAGTGTCAAAACAGCTTCTAGCGCACATGATAAAGGTTTTGATGGAGGTAAAAAAATCAAAGGTCGTAAGCGACATATAGCTGTTGATACGTTGGGTAATCTATTGTCTGTTGTGGTTCATGCAGCCAATATTCATGACACAAAAGCAGGTATTTTTGTAGCAAAAAAAGCGTTTGAGACCTATCCGAGTTTAAAAGGTTTCTGTGCGGACGCAGGTTATCGGAATACATTTGAGCGTGAAGTATCAGAGCAATTGGGTTTAACTGTTGAGATTTCAAAGAGAATTCAAGATATTTCTTGGCATATTCTGCCCAAACGTTGGATTGTAGAACGAACGTTTGCATGGTTAGGTTGGTCTCGACGTTTAGCAAAAGATTTTGAGCAGACGAATTTATCTGCTGAAAATTTTGTTAAACTAGGGTATATTTCACAAATATTAAAATTTATCAAATAG
- a CDS encoding IS5 family transposase, giving the protein MSRNTLTNETWSRLLPILKQLGIYRKKNLRKTVEGILFRLRTGCQWADIPSYFGKANSLYQSFNRWSKRGIFTKLFKHLADTPDMEWVFMDGSHIRVHQHGMGKKSIVHQAVGKSIGGHTSKIHLAVDACGNPIEFMITAGNVNEIVVAPDLLAQLDLSDNETVCADRGFDSDTFRRLIHSKQSKANIPYKKNREHLNVDTDWYLYKIRHLVENAFARLKHFRALATRYDKLKRNYESTVSLACALIWLKL; this is encoded by the coding sequence ATGTCCCGAAACACGCTTACAAATGAAACATGGTCAAGACTGTTGCCCATTTTGAAACAGCTTGGCATTTATCGCAAGAAAAATTTACGCAAAACAGTAGAAGGTATCCTGTTTCGCTTACGTACAGGCTGCCAATGGGCTGATATACCTAGTTATTTTGGTAAAGCAAACAGCCTTTACCAAAGTTTCAATCGCTGGTCTAAACGCGGTATTTTTACCAAATTATTTAAACATTTGGCAGATACACCCGATATGGAATGGGTCTTTATGGACGGTAGTCATATCCGTGTTCATCAACACGGCATGGGTAAAAAATCCATTGTGCATCAAGCTGTCGGTAAGAGTATCGGAGGTCATACGTCTAAAATTCATTTAGCGGTTGATGCTTGTGGTAATCCAATTGAATTTATGATTACAGCTGGTAATGTAAATGAGATTGTTGTTGCGCCTGATTTATTGGCACAATTGGACTTAAGTGATAATGAAACCGTGTGTGCTGATAGGGGTTTTGACAGTGATACTTTTCGTCGGTTAATTCATTCTAAACAAAGTAAAGCCAATATTCCATATAAGAAAAATAGAGAACATCTTAATGTGGACACAGATTGGTATTTATATAAAATCAGGCACTTGGTAGAAAATGCTTTTGCACGATTAAAGCATTTTCGTGCACTGGCAACACGGTACGATAAATTAAAACGTAATTATGAAAGTACCGTGTCATTAGCTTGTGCTTTGATTTGGTTAAAATTATAG
- a CDS encoding DNA cytosine methyltransferase translates to MNEKLKVVSLFCGCGGSDLGLLGGFEYLGQTYPQLPFEIVYALDFDKFAVQTYNTNFEHPAVCDDVKNLDISLLDDFDVLLGGFPCQSFSTLNPSKDTNDARANLYKELVKVLQIKQPKYFIFENVKGLMTLQKGEILKKVLMEFEQAGYDVQYKLLLASHFGIPQKRERIFMVGIRKDLAQHYVFPNETHAEQPNLYQQPFVKLEKIIKELAIDNPKYYFSEKAVLGMKNAKNNMKRGLYQDLQGQCLTITAHLAKTSLNSRDPVLLVDAQKELYRRFTPREAAGIQSFPENFQFPVSDIQAYRQIGNAIPPVLMWHVANALVECTK, encoded by the coding sequence ATGAATGAAAAATTAAAAGTTGTGTCGTTGTTTTGTGGTTGTGGCGGTTCGGATTTGGGATTATTGGGTGGATTTGAATATTTAGGACAAACTTATCCTCAATTGCCGTTTGAGATTGTTTACGCTCTGGATTTTGATAAATTTGCGGTGCAAACGTATAACACCAATTTTGAACACCCTGCGGTTTGTGATGATGTCAAAAATTTAGATATTTCATTGCTTGATGATTTTGATGTCTTGCTTGGCGGTTTTCCGTGTCAATCATTCAGCACACTCAATCCAAGCAAAGACACCAATGACGCACGAGCCAATTTATACAAAGAATTGGTCAAAGTATTGCAAATCAAGCAACCTAAATATTTTATTTTTGAAAATGTAAAAGGCTTGATGACTTTGCAAAAAGGCGAAATTCTGAAAAAAGTTTTAATGGAATTTGAGCAAGCGGGGTATGACGTGCAATATAAATTGTTGTTAGCCAGCCATTTTGGCATTCCGCAAAAGCGTGAACGTATTTTTATGGTTGGCATACGAAAAGATTTGGCACAGCATTACGTTTTCCCCAACGAAACACACGCCGAACAACCAAATTTATATCAACAACCTTTTGTTAAATTAGAAAAAATTATCAAAGAATTGGCGATTGATAATCCAAAATATTATTTTTCAGAAAAAGCAGTTTTAGGTATGAAAAACGCTAAAAATAATATGAAACGCGGTTTGTATCAGGATTTGCAGGGACAATGCTTAACGATTACCGCACATTTAGCTAAAACCAGTTTAAATTCACGCGACCCCGTGTTATTAGTTGATGCACAAAAAGAATTGTATCGCCGTTTCACACCGCGAGAAGCCGCAGGTATTCAATCTTTTCCTGAAAATTTCCAATTTCCTGTGAGTGATATTCAGGCGTATCGGCAGATTGGTAACGCCATTCCGCCTGTGTTGATGTGGCACGTTGCGAATGCGTTGGTTGAATGTACGAAATAA
- a CDS encoding transposase codes for MTRKSYPTDLTDAQWQAIEPYFNQLRHYKWDKRQLVNAVLYITKTGCQWRMLPNDFPPYSTVWSFYRRANQSGLWDRILLALVQKNV; via the coding sequence ATGACTAGAAAATCCTACCCAACAGACTTAACAGATGCCCAATGGCAAGCGATTGAGCCATATTTTAACCAGCTACGCCACTACAAATGGGATAAACGTCAATTAGTGAATGCCGTTTTGTACATCACCAAAACAGGTTGCCAATGGCGTATGCTGCCCAATGATTTTCCACCTTATTCAACCGTATGGAGTTTCTATCGCAGAGCCAATCAATCAGGCTTATGGGATAGAATTCTTTTGGCATTGGTTCAAAAAAACGTTTAA